A genomic window from Halogeometricum sp. S3BR5-2 includes:
- a CDS encoding nucleotide sugar dehydrogenase translates to MKICVHGIGYIGLATAALFANNGHDVVGYDPDERLVEDLRAGEPRTTEEDLREYVLDALDAGFEPSNEVVEADCHIICVPTPYEEESKRADLAYVEMAGRTVAEHLREGDMVILESTVPPGTTEEVLAPILAASDLTPGEDFSLSHCPETVLPGNITHELIHNDRIIGGIDERSANETIALYEPLVEGDIHRAPDATTAEFVKLSQNAYRDVNIAFANELARVAGDYGIRSRDAIELANVHPRVDILNPGPGVGGHCLPIDPWFLGQFSDSLDLIASARRVNDGMVDFVVELLEGELGGLDGTTVAVLGVAYKGNVDDARHSPGLRLVERLTASDIEEACTAAADGGHAAQNTVDVRAHDPHVDNEAIDLVDLETALTGADAAVVSAGHDVFRDIDPAEAAELMDGRVVLDGFSLLDGEAWRDAGFEYVEI, encoded by the coding sequence ATGAAGATCTGTGTACACGGAATCGGTTATATCGGACTGGCGACGGCGGCACTGTTCGCGAACAACGGTCACGACGTGGTCGGCTACGACCCCGACGAGAGACTCGTCGAGGACCTTCGGGCGGGCGAACCGCGAACCACGGAGGAGGACCTCCGCGAGTACGTGCTCGACGCCCTCGACGCCGGCTTCGAACCCTCGAACGAGGTGGTCGAGGCCGACTGTCACATCATCTGCGTGCCGACGCCCTACGAAGAGGAGTCCAAGCGCGCCGACCTCGCGTACGTCGAGATGGCCGGTCGGACCGTCGCGGAGCACCTCCGCGAAGGCGATATGGTTATCCTCGAATCCACAGTTCCTCCGGGAACGACCGAGGAGGTGCTCGCCCCCATCCTCGCGGCGTCGGACCTGACGCCCGGCGAGGACTTCTCGCTGTCGCACTGCCCGGAGACGGTCCTCCCCGGAAACATCACCCACGAACTGATCCACAACGACAGAATCATCGGCGGTATCGACGAGCGGTCGGCCAACGAGACCATCGCGCTGTACGAACCGCTCGTCGAGGGCGACATCCACCGCGCACCCGACGCGACGACGGCCGAGTTCGTGAAGCTCTCACAAAACGCGTACCGGGACGTGAACATCGCGTTCGCCAACGAACTCGCGCGCGTGGCTGGCGACTACGGCATCCGCTCGCGCGACGCCATCGAACTGGCGAACGTTCACCCCCGAGTCGATATTCTCAACCCCGGACCCGGCGTCGGCGGTCACTGCCTCCCCATCGACCCCTGGTTCCTCGGACAGTTCTCCGATTCGTTGGACCTCATCGCCAGCGCTCGCCGCGTCAACGACGGGATGGTCGACTTCGTGGTCGAACTGCTCGAGGGCGAACTCGGGGGACTCGACGGCACCACCGTCGCCGTCCTCGGCGTCGCCTACAAGGGGAACGTCGACGACGCGCGTCACAGCCCCGGTCTGCGACTGGTCGAGCGACTCACCGCCTCGGACATCGAAGAGGCGTGTACGGCCGCCGCGGACGGCGGCCACGCGGCTCAGAACACCGTGGACGTCCGCGCCCACGACCCCCACGTGGACAACGAAGCGATAGACCTCGTCGACCTCGAAACGGCGCTGACGGGCGCGGACGCCGCCGTCGTATCGGCGGGACACGACGTCTTCCGCGACATCGACCCCGCGGAGGCGGCCGAGCTGATGGACGGCCGTGTCGTCCTCGATGGGTTCTCCCTGCTCGACGGCGAAGCCTGGCGTGACGCCGGCTTCGAGTACGTCGAAATCTGA
- the wecB gene encoding non-hydrolyzing UDP-N-acetylglucosamine 2-epimerase: MTADGGLSQVAIVLGTRPEIIKCAPLIKACDRRGVDCLLVHTGQHYSDDLDQVFFDQLELPAPDYNLEIGSRSHGEQTGRMLEGVEDVLDEHAPDVVLVQGDTNSVLAGALAAAKSNIPVGHVEAGLRSFDRDMPEEVNRVVTDHVSEYLFAPTEETRGYLERESVGGRIVVTGNTIVDSLYEYRELAAEKSDALAELGVEEGEFYLLTAHRAENVDDPDNFARLLEGVSRFARETDREVVYPIHPRARSRLDEFDLSVPEEIRAVEPLDFLDFLRAESAAALAFTDSGGVQEETCILGTPCVTLRYSTERPETAYVGANCLAGLDPDDVVEAGSTMLGKAADWDVPFGDGRAAERILDTLAAGTEPDAAEVPT, from the coding sequence ATGACGGCCGACGGCGGGCTATCGCAGGTGGCTATCGTCCTGGGAACGCGGCCGGAAATCATCAAGTGCGCGCCCCTCATCAAGGCGTGTGACCGCCGCGGCGTGGACTGCCTGCTCGTCCACACCGGACAACACTACTCGGACGACCTCGACCAGGTGTTCTTCGATCAGTTGGAACTCCCCGCACCGGACTACAACCTCGAGATAGGCTCGCGTTCGCACGGCGAGCAGACCGGTCGAATGCTCGAGGGCGTCGAGGACGTCCTCGACGAACACGCTCCGGACGTCGTTCTCGTGCAGGGAGACACCAACTCGGTGCTCGCGGGTGCCCTCGCGGCCGCGAAGTCGAATATTCCCGTCGGCCACGTCGAAGCGGGTCTGCGGAGTTTCGACCGCGACATGCCCGAGGAGGTCAATCGCGTGGTGACCGACCACGTCTCCGAGTACCTCTTCGCTCCGACGGAGGAGACGAGAGGGTATCTCGAACGCGAGTCGGTCGGTGGCCGTATCGTCGTCACCGGAAACACCATCGTGGACTCGCTGTACGAGTACCGCGAACTCGCCGCCGAGAAGAGCGACGCTCTCGCCGAACTCGGCGTCGAAGAGGGCGAGTTCTACCTCCTCACCGCCCACCGCGCGGAGAACGTCGACGACCCGGACAACTTCGCGCGACTGCTGGAAGGCGTCTCCCGGTTCGCCCGGGAGACCGACCGCGAAGTCGTCTACCCGATTCACCCGCGCGCACGTTCCCGTCTCGACGAATTCGACCTCTCCGTGCCGGAGGAGATTCGAGCGGTCGAACCGCTCGACTTCCTCGACTTCCTGCGCGCGGAGTCGGCCGCCGCGTTGGCGTTCACCGACTCCGGCGGCGTCCAAGAGGAGACGTGCATCCTCGGAACGCCGTGCGTGACGCTGCGCTACAGCACGGAGCGCCCCGAGACGGCCTACGTGGGCGCGAACTGTCTGGCCGGACTCGACCCCGACGATGTCGTCGAGGCGGGGTCGACGATGCTCGGAAAAGCCGCCGACTGGGACGTCCCGTTCGGTGACGGTCGAGCGGCCGAACGGATACTCGACACGCTCGCCGCCGGGACGGAGCCCGATGCGGCGGAGGTCCCCACATGA
- a CDS encoding PadR family transcriptional regulator, producing the protein MFELTGFQRDLLYVIAGSDRPSGQEIKERIGKDVGEVNHGRLYPNLDALVEDGLVDKGQQDRRTNYYTISETGEEAIRERRRWENQYVSLDE; encoded by the coding sequence ATGTTCGAGTTAACAGGCTTTCAGCGGGACCTCCTGTACGTAATCGCAGGCTCCGACCGTCCGTCCGGTCAGGAGATAAAAGAGCGAATCGGCAAGGACGTCGGCGAAGTCAACCACGGTCGGTTGTATCCGAACCTCGACGCGCTCGTCGAGGACGGTCTCGTCGACAAAGGTCAACAGGACAGACGCACGAACTACTACACGATTTCCGAGACGGGCGAGGAAGCCATCCGAGAGCGGCGACGATGGGAGAATCAGTACGTCTCCTTGGACGAGTAG
- a CDS encoding DUF7344 domain-containing protein → MINLSKDELFRILSNSRRRYIIYYLHEAGDEMSLKQLAARIAAVENGTSVEDVTDEERQRVYISLYQTHLPKLEEAGIVSYDDEERIVALTDEIANEGFFWMQTEDDSRSWATYYAALGVIGWLAILARAVAVPVFAMLPWFAIAVLISTALLALVGAQYVTESSGDDASNSFETLIE, encoded by the coding sequence ATGATCAACCTATCCAAAGACGAGCTGTTCCGTATACTCAGTAACTCTCGTCGTCGCTACATCATCTACTATCTCCACGAGGCTGGAGACGAGATGAGCCTGAAGCAGCTGGCCGCCCGGATTGCGGCCGTCGAAAACGGCACATCGGTGGAAGATGTAACGGACGAGGAACGACAGCGAGTGTATATCTCGCTGTATCAGACGCATCTTCCCAAACTGGAGGAGGCAGGAATCGTCTCGTACGACGACGAAGAGCGCATCGTCGCGCTCACCGACGAGATCGCGAACGAGGGGTTCTTCTGGATGCAGACCGAGGACGATTCTCGGTCGTGGGCGACCTACTACGCCGCGCTCGGCGTTATCGGGTGGCTCGCCATCCTCGCGCGGGCGGTCGCAGTTCCCGTCTTCGCGATGCTCCCCTGGTTCGCTATCGCCGTTCTGATTTCGACCGCGTTGCTGGCGCTCGTCGGGGCCCAGTACGTCACCGAATCGAGCGGCGACGACGCCAGTAACTCCTTCGAGACGCTCATCGAGTGA
- a CDS encoding DUF7344 domain-containing protein, which yields MALETLTQSDAKDASTSEADAETEQQEQQEEEVQELLSKDTIFELLKNQRRRDAIQYLKQNDGEAKLGDMAEFIAAKENDIDIAQLSSSQRKRVYIGLYQCHLPKMATSGVIDFEKNRGDITLKQTAEQLEPYLGDSTPETEDATTATSQRNVAVAGAVGVGVAAGLLGVPGFALVPDAAWAVVSTTALVVLTAMETYRQHELDD from the coding sequence ATGGCACTCGAAACACTCACCCAATCCGACGCGAAAGACGCCTCGACCTCAGAGGCGGACGCAGAGACCGAGCAGCAGGAACAACAGGAGGAAGAGGTTCAGGAACTCCTCTCGAAGGACACCATCTTCGAGCTTCTGAAGAACCAGCGCCGCCGCGACGCGATCCAGTATCTCAAGCAGAACGACGGCGAGGCCAAACTCGGTGACATGGCCGAGTTCATCGCCGCGAAGGAGAACGACATCGACATCGCGCAGCTGTCGTCGAGCCAGCGCAAGCGCGTGTACATCGGACTCTACCAGTGTCACCTTCCGAAGATGGCCACTTCGGGCGTCATCGACTTCGAGAAGAACCGCGGTGACATCACGCTGAAGCAGACGGCCGAACAGCTCGAACCGTACCTCGGCGACTCGACGCCCGAGACCGAAGACGCGACGACCGCCACGTCGCAGCGAAACGTGGCCGTCGCGGGAGCCGTCGGCGTCGGCGTCGCGGCCGGCCTCCTCGGCGTCCCCGGCTTCGCGCTCGTCCCCGACGCGGCGTGGGCGGTCGTGAGCACCACGGCGCTCGTGGTTCTCACCGCGATGGAGACGTACCGCCAGCACGAACTCGACGACTGA